The following are from one region of the Rhodopirellula sp. P2 genome:
- a CDS encoding HipA family kinase, protein MTNWTPTTIKRRIPTDISSSTRPTHVVTDQGNAYIKWPSQRRNSQGATALASELIGTGLAEWFGLPTFEYAVMQACEADAFPDSDDENLVPVFLTKEVEGDTWKGTTKELNQVENKADISRLVVFDTFACNSDRHLIFDNRGRKREHRNDGNVFLSQDAAPKMLRLRVYDHTHCHYAVIDASGIPANQSKIEDPAIYGLFPEFKNFLDREVVKEAAAKLLKLDLPTITNVVDAVPDEWIRHPESKDRWMSFIQDRARFVSNHIESKIFPQGEFSYE, encoded by the coding sequence ATGACCAATTGGACGCCGACTACGATAAAACGCAGGATTCCGACGGACATCTCATCGAGCACACGGCCAACACACGTGGTGACGGATCAGGGCAACGCGTACATCAAGTGGCCAAGCCAACGTCGAAACTCTCAGGGGGCGACCGCACTTGCAAGCGAGCTAATTGGCACCGGTCTCGCGGAGTGGTTCGGACTTCCGACGTTTGAGTATGCGGTTATGCAGGCGTGCGAGGCTGACGCGTTTCCCGATTCGGACGACGAAAATCTGGTTCCTGTATTTCTGACAAAAGAGGTAGAGGGAGACACTTGGAAAGGCACCACGAAAGAGCTCAACCAGGTTGAAAACAAGGCGGATATCAGCCGTTTGGTCGTCTTCGACACATTTGCATGCAATTCTGATCGGCACCTGATTTTTGACAATCGCGGTCGAAAGCGGGAACATCGCAACGACGGAAATGTCTTCCTTAGCCAGGACGCTGCCCCGAAAATGCTGCGTTTGCGGGTGTACGATCACACCCATTGCCATTACGCCGTAATCGACGCAAGCGGTATACCCGCAAATCAGAGTAAGATTGAAGATCCAGCCATTTACGGCTTGTTTCCCGAATTCAAAAACTTCCTGGACCGTGAAGTCGTAAAAGAGGCAGCAGCTAAGCTGCTGAAGCTCGATCTTCCCACGATCACAAATGTCGTCGACGCGGTTCCGGATGAATGGATTCGCCACCCAGAGTCAAAAGACCGGTGGATGTCGTTCATCCAAGATCGCGCCAGATTTGTCAGCAACCACATCGAAAGCAAAATTTTTCCCCAGGGAGAATTCAGCTATGAATAA
- a CDS encoding DUF3037 domain-containing protein codes for MNNPIPAPPTRGYYSLVQYCPDTSRLEVANIGVVLFCADHDFLQARMTSNHSRINKMFGRGKRDLARLKVIKDGLESKLESGRRDLQGLEQLERFASLQVNNLQMTKFMPCRITTTPARELQDLFDQLVQPESELQANSPSDDLKCRMDTMFNQPDLRGLVRRNITVSVPILQREQEVPYAYQNGRLNLIAPLQFPKRTNSVEDKAARFAVEGKSLFDNPHPKYGELQMLIVGAFPETKKSDIETARRILDSHQVRLITSDNLVELGDEIRKHGHPLEA; via the coding sequence ATGAATAACCCCATCCCCGCCCCACCTACACGTGGCTACTACAGTCTCGTCCAATATTGCCCCGACACTAGCCGGCTGGAAGTCGCCAATATCGGTGTGGTCCTGTTCTGCGCGGATCACGACTTCCTGCAAGCCCGAATGACATCCAACCACAGTCGCATCAATAAGATGTTTGGGCGAGGCAAGCGGGACCTTGCGCGTTTGAAGGTGATCAAGGATGGCCTGGAAAGCAAGCTTGAAAGCGGTCGCCGGGATTTACAAGGCCTGGAGCAACTTGAGCGTTTCGCTTCGTTGCAAGTCAACAACCTGCAGATGACGAAGTTTATGCCATGCCGGATCACCACTACACCTGCACGTGAACTGCAAGACCTCTTTGACCAGTTGGTGCAACCGGAGTCAGAGTTGCAGGCAAACTCGCCGTCGGATGACCTGAAATGCCGTATGGACACGATGTTCAATCAACCTGATCTGAGGGGCTTGGTGCGCCGTAACATAACGGTAAGCGTTCCGATACTGCAACGTGAGCAGGAAGTACCATATGCCTATCAAAATGGTCGCCTTAACCTGATCGCCCCACTGCAATTCCCTAAACGCACCAATTCAGTTGAAGACAAGGCCGCTCGTTTTGCAGTGGAAGGAAAGTCGCTTTTTGACAATCCACACCCTAAATACGGCGAACTTCAGATGCTGATCGTCGGTGCGTTTCCGGAGACCAAGAAGTCTGACATCGAGACTGCGCGACGCATCCTTGATTCCCATCAAGTACGTTTAATCACGAGCGATAATCTTGTTGAGCTTGGAGACGAGATCCGCAAGCACGGACATCCGTTAGAGGCATAG
- a CDS encoding GIY-YIG nuclease family protein — protein MSTATAKTIQIYLPTGEPRGIRIAEITTRIVQAVLIPRSDLTLGKLRPELDLPGVYLLFGEGEDEAKPIVYIGQTEDARKRLDSHNKTKTFWKTAIFCVSKTQNFTQAHIRYLEWHGMQQAKKIARYTLDNGQIPDNSNYVPEPMEAELLDVFETISTLVSTLGYPVFEPLARNINTVPRFFCRSRGCDASGELAEDGFVVRQGSKSRIEPTASMPESIGNQRKRLLEAGIVAELDGVYVYQQDYLFPSPSNAAATVLGASANGWNEWKDASGRTLSEVHRETDSEEAIDD, from the coding sequence ATGTCGACAGCGACCGCGAAAACTATTCAGATCTATTTGCCGACGGGTGAGCCACGTGGCATCCGGATTGCCGAGATCACGACTCGGATCGTGCAGGCGGTACTGATCCCACGTAGTGACCTCACGCTCGGCAAGCTTCGCCCAGAACTCGATCTCCCGGGCGTCTACCTCCTGTTCGGTGAAGGGGAGGATGAAGCAAAGCCAATCGTCTACATCGGCCAGACCGAGGACGCGAGAAAACGGCTTGATAGCCACAACAAAACAAAGACCTTCTGGAAGACCGCAATCTTTTGTGTGTCTAAGACCCAGAATTTCACCCAAGCTCACATTCGGTATCTGGAATGGCACGGTATGCAGCAGGCGAAAAAGATTGCCCGCTACACTCTCGACAACGGGCAGATCCCAGACAATTCGAATTATGTTCCTGAACCAATGGAGGCCGAACTACTCGACGTCTTCGAAACGATCAGCACGCTTGTCTCGACGCTTGGCTACCCAGTCTTCGAACCGCTGGCCCGCAACATCAACACGGTGCCACGCTTCTTTTGTCGGTCACGAGGATGCGATGCAAGTGGTGAGCTCGCCGAGGACGGCTTTGTCGTGCGGCAAGGGAGCAAGTCTCGGATTGAACCGACTGCGTCCATGCCCGAATCGATCGGCAATCAACGCAAACGTTTGCTCGAAGCTGGCATCGTCGCTGAACTAGACGGTGTGTACGTCTACCAACAAGACTATCTGTTCCCATCACCCAGCAATGCGGCCGCGACAGTACTCGGTGCATCTGCGAATGGCTGGAACGAATGGAAAGATGCTAGCGGACGCACCCTTAGCGAAGTCCATCGTGAAACGGATTCTGAAGAAGCGATTGACGATTGA